The following are encoded in a window of Nakamurella sp. A5-74 genomic DNA:
- the pgeF gene encoding peptidoglycan editing factor PgeF — MTGRAGGVSAAPYDSCNLGGAVGDDPEAVRRNRSRIAGRIGADPSDLQWMGQTHSSTVARVGHVEQLDATDGVVTTTPGLVLAVLVADCVPVLAADPAAGVIGAAHAGRVGAADGIVPILVQRMLDAGARLDGIDLLLGPAICGSCYEVPSALQAEVEHVLPGSACETSWGTPGLDLRAGLRRQALEAGVAAVAVDERCTMTDDELFSHRRAQRSGTTTGRQAGLIWLEN, encoded by the coding sequence ATGACCGGCCGGGCCGGAGGTGTCTCCGCCGCCCCGTACGACAGCTGCAATCTCGGCGGCGCCGTCGGCGACGATCCGGAAGCCGTGCGCCGCAACAGATCACGGATCGCGGGGCGGATCGGCGCAGATCCGTCCGACCTGCAGTGGATGGGCCAGACGCACTCCAGCACGGTGGCCAGGGTGGGTCACGTCGAACAGCTGGACGCCACCGACGGAGTGGTGACCACCACCCCCGGCCTGGTGCTGGCGGTCCTGGTGGCCGACTGTGTGCCGGTGCTGGCGGCCGATCCCGCCGCCGGTGTCATCGGTGCGGCACATGCGGGCCGGGTGGGGGCTGCGGACGGCATCGTCCCGATCCTGGTGCAGCGGATGCTCGACGCCGGTGCGCGGCTCGACGGGATCGACCTGCTGCTCGGGCCCGCGATCTGCGGGAGCTGCTACGAGGTACCGTCCGCCCTGCAGGCCGAGGTGGAGCATGTCCTGCCCGGATCGGCGTGCGAGACCTCCTGGGGGACACCGGGTCTGGACCTACGGGCGGGTCTGCGCCGCCAGGCTCTGGAAGCGGGCGTGGCCGCGGTCGCCGTCGACGAGCGGTGCACGATGACCGACGACGAGCTCTTCTCGCACCGCCGAGCCCAGCGGTCGGGTACCACCACCGGCCGCCAGGCCGGTCTGATCTGGCTCGAGAACTGA
- the ftsZ gene encoding cell division protein FtsZ — protein sequence MTPPHNYLAVIKVVGIGGGGVNAVNRMIEVGLRGVEFIAINTDAQALLMSDADVKLDVGRENTRGLGAGANPDVGAKAAEDHRAEIEEVLKGADMVFVTAGEGGGTGTGGAPVVASIARSLGALTIGVVTRPFTFEGRRRGGQAEDGINALRAECDTLIVIPNDRLLQLGDQGVTLMDAFRSADEVLLNGVQGITDLITTPGLINVDFADVKSVMAGAGTALMGIGSARGEGRAVEAAQKAINSPLLEASMDGALGVLLSIAGGSDLGLFEINEAATLVQEAAHEDANIIFGTVIDDSLGDEVRVTVIAAGFDSTPTNPGLPVGGQRSAGAPIAGAAAGAVRRDQPAQQAPYQQSGHQPAPYQQSGHQQAPQQRSGDQQGPSAQPYTPPTPPQAPPHRSAVPLVDDDDVDVPPFMKR from the coding sequence ATGACACCTCCGCACAACTACCTCGCGGTGATCAAGGTCGTCGGTATCGGCGGCGGCGGCGTCAACGCCGTGAACCGGATGATCGAGGTCGGCCTGCGCGGCGTCGAGTTCATCGCGATCAACACCGATGCGCAGGCGCTGCTGATGAGCGACGCCGACGTCAAGCTCGACGTCGGCCGGGAGAACACCAGAGGCCTCGGTGCCGGTGCCAACCCCGACGTGGGCGCCAAGGCTGCCGAGGACCACCGCGCCGAGATCGAGGAGGTCCTCAAGGGCGCCGACATGGTCTTCGTGACGGCGGGCGAGGGCGGCGGCACCGGCACCGGTGGTGCTCCGGTCGTCGCCTCGATCGCCCGGAGCCTCGGCGCGCTCACCATCGGTGTCGTCACCCGCCCGTTCACCTTCGAGGGCCGCCGCCGCGGCGGTCAGGCGGAGGACGGGATCAACGCGCTCCGCGCCGAGTGCGACACCCTCATCGTCATCCCCAACGACCGGCTGCTGCAGCTCGGCGACCAGGGTGTGACGTTGATGGACGCGTTCCGCTCGGCCGACGAGGTGCTGCTGAACGGCGTCCAGGGCATCACCGATCTGATCACCACTCCTGGCCTGATCAACGTCGACTTCGCGGACGTCAAGAGCGTGATGGCCGGCGCCGGTACTGCATTGATGGGCATCGGGTCCGCCCGCGGCGAGGGCCGAGCCGTCGAGGCGGCCCAGAAGGCGATCAACTCACCGCTGCTGGAGGCCTCGATGGACGGCGCCCTCGGCGTGCTGCTGTCGATCGCCGGCGGCAGTGACCTCGGCCTGTTCGAGATCAACGAGGCTGCGACCCTGGTCCAGGAGGCAGCCCACGAGGATGCCAACATCATCTTCGGCACCGTCATCGACGACTCCCTCGGCGACGAGGTGCGGGTGACGGTGATCGCGGCCGGCTTCGACTCGACGCCGACCAACCCCGGTCTGCCGGTCGGTGGTCAGCGGTCCGCCGGTGCGCCGATCGCAGGGGCGGCCGCCGGTGCCGTTCGCCGCGACCAGCCCGCCCAGCAGGCGCCCTACCAGCAGTCCGGGCACCAGCCGGCGCCCTACCAGCAGTCCGGGCACCAGCAGGCCCCGCAGCAGCGCTCCGGTGACCAGCAGGGCCCGTCCGCGCAGCCCTACACCCCGCCGACCCCGCCCCAGGCACCCCCGCACCGCTCCGCCGTGCCGCTGGTCGACGATGACGACGTGGACGTGCCCCCCTTCATGAAGCGGTGA
- a CDS encoding FtsQ-type POTRA domain-containing protein, with protein sequence MREAHPRAPRPRPDHAPRRWPLLLAVGLVVALAGSAVYVVYFTSVLALRTVSVVGAEQSVEQQVRAQLAPQVGAPLAEVDTAELQQALAGIPDIAATTVDRSWPNGLRVTVRQRVAVAVTKANDAWWSLDASGVPFAPTKVKPAKLMQIELATPGAQDPSTTAALSVVDSLPASVSALVSSVRAASPYRIELLLADKRTVIWGDSSAGEQKAKVLPVMLRQPGSVFDLSDPTMVSVK encoded by the coding sequence ATGCGTGAGGCCCACCCCCGCGCGCCGCGTCCCAGACCGGACCACGCTCCCCGGCGGTGGCCCCTGCTGCTGGCCGTCGGACTCGTCGTCGCGCTCGCCGGATCCGCCGTCTACGTCGTCTACTTCACCTCGGTGCTGGCGCTGCGCACGGTGTCCGTCGTCGGCGCCGAACAGTCGGTCGAACAGCAGGTCCGCGCGCAGCTCGCCCCGCAGGTCGGGGCGCCGCTGGCCGAGGTCGACACCGCGGAGCTGCAGCAGGCGCTGGCCGGTATCCCGGACATCGCGGCGACCACGGTCGACCGGAGCTGGCCCAACGGTCTGCGGGTGACCGTCCGGCAGCGGGTCGCCGTCGCGGTGACGAAGGCCAACGACGCCTGGTGGTCGCTGGATGCGAGCGGGGTCCCGTTCGCGCCGACGAAGGTGAAGCCGGCCAAGCTGATGCAGATCGAGCTGGCCACCCCCGGTGCGCAGGATCCGTCGACGACCGCGGCGCTGTCGGTGGTGGATTCCCTGCCGGCCTCGGTCTCCGCCCTGGTCTCCTCGGTCCGGGCCGCCAGCCCGTACCGGATCGAGTTGTTGCTCGCGGACAAGCGGACGGTGATCTGGGGCGACTCGTCGGCGGGGGAGCAGAAGGCCAAGGTGCTGCCGGTGATGCTGCGGCAGCCGGGATCCGTCTTCGACCTGTCCGACCCGACCATGGTGTCGGTCAAGTAG